One genomic window of Microbacterium testaceum StLB037 includes the following:
- a CDS encoding UDP-N-acetylmuramyl tripeptide synthase encodes MDQISSFITNYMPFLLNADRYKVVETMETAANGGDSVVVFVSDGLHFRFIKERDQLFLDLRPPTSQKEKDWYSIDLVYRLLTGERLGTSILSPEYAEFVRTRLLDIERKFGPDEWPQTEQDLRGIQRKRSKEMFG; translated from the coding sequence ATGGACCAGATCAGCTCGTTCATCACGAACTACATGCCTTTTCTTTTGAACGCCGATCGATACAAGGTAGTCGAAACGATGGAGACTGCGGCGAACGGAGGTGATTCCGTCGTCGTGTTTGTTTCGGATGGACTCCACTTTCGCTTCATAAAAGAACGAGATCAGCTATTCCTCGACCTCCGACCGCCGACCTCGCAGAAAGAGAAAGACTGGTACTCGATCGATCTTGTCTACCGGCTTCTCACCGGAGAGCGCCTGGGAACGTCGATTCTAAGTCCTGAGTACGCGGAGTTTGTGCGAACTCGACTTTTGGATATAGAGAGAAAGTTCGGTCCTGACGAGTGGCCGCAAACCGAGCAGGACCTAAGAGGCATCCAACGCAAACGCAGCAAAGAAATGTTCGGTTGA
- a CDS encoding DUF6531 domain-containing protein, with the protein MTDVDLEVYGAPDLTYDFPAADAVASAANAAANSIEDQTASRISYAATARTDFQGYFSELFNANADIAAGDARELVYRLRDVASFMGRLSDAAREENARRKRAREWRDRVEARRSNWLDATWDDIFGEEPPPTAGEISPPVFQSTALTPSVRQTPAPGSGGGGGGTSSARPENLRTFANGNAELDAGLSAHPGRLSEWTSDFMSTCDFGGIDVSPVVAGFRAWLDANANDTAWANTIAQAFEDAGTNGGIGTVSDAALAASLAAAGVSATRQDLVIDPPTAWGGAPTTGFVNDPVNSATGNFLEPENDLPFPAATGLLSLTRMYNSLNDGDGVFGLGWSSILDTALLLSDDDARFVMADGRQIVFGRDGRDWARATGENYWLNRVRAAEFAARGLIGPDGLLVTDNTGAWWAFTTGGDWLGAGHGAGNVVTVVRDAAGAIIALEHSRDRRVDVDYVDGLVASVTSSDGRRVEYLYDEDRRLSAVTGPAGTRTYRWNEDDLIDQVVSAAGVIECTNVYDVQGRVREQVTEFGRHTRFTYLSGRVTEVADADGSNANTWIADRKGRLVGIIDTDGNRQSMAYDPNGNLVSVTDREGRITVHAYDTRGRRTRTVTPDGADITYGYDDHDRVTTVVTAGGGIVTYDYPNDLERNPSRVTDPGGGVTELDWAAGLLRRVEDPEGVVVRFDYDAHGELVATRNADGAVAKLVRDATGRVTQAITPLGAVTRYVYTDAGSLASREGPDGSVWRYEYGAGGVVTAVIDPLGARTELEYGPHGSLTGTTDPLGRRIDRSFDAFGNVTGVTLPDGAAWGFTHDALSRLRAITDPAGGVWTREYDAVGELARTTDPTGVSAEASRSDTTMTVQTAFEETSVRYDSYGRPEKIQDAADDASLITYDPCGRPVEVLNADGGLTRLERDRAGRVTAITTPAGRTTRYDYDSCGRPVAAVDPTGARTALEYDADSRVIARVLPTGERAEIEYDLAGRVVREYVPGAGVARFGYDKVGRPIFAQDARFGIRRFSYDPAGQLVAATNGIGGVTRYAYDERGRVVSITDPAGGVTTRTYTHLDKVASQTDPLGRVTTADYDAAGRQIRQTGPDGTVTEWSYDDAGLESGLSVNGRVVTEIRRDARARTATIVDHTTAEPTTHTLRFTRLDRLAESTSDGRSTRWEYDADGARTRLITADGVTVDYTRDAAGHLTRIDHSRLGAVHYTRDAFGRILEARAGDSLQTWEYADGFPVAHTRTDADGATLTRITRDEDGRITAIDGPDGTTRYTHDDAGQLLTAVSDTHTNAWQYDTAGRLIRETRDDVERAFAYDAAGQLLTLTAPDGDTTYAYDAQGRRTRETTPAGSTQYAWDDRGWIHAITTHSPDGGQRRTELRVNALGELAEVDGTPLTWDAGSYAATPLTVGDTDVFHAPGAITGIGDTWSTGGWRGTRTTGTDDPWEALTAAHALGGGAVAISPAGGLEVAGLEWMGARAYDPTTRGFLSTDPITAPAGAAWSANPYSFAGNDPLHATDPLGLQPVTDEQLTAYANAHQGALATAGNAIGEWWNDNWEYVAGGAMVIAGGVMMATGVGGPVGAMLIGAGADTIIQKATTGEVNWGEVALSGALGAFGGAGVAARAGLTGAKAAITAGAASGGVSGGVMNTYSYLTGPGPHTVAGTLGAAGGGALAGTVLGGAGGAAGHAVSDKLMGLITHNPSADVMAMGRSMKYRVEPYAIDNGYGYYEALPKPLFNTGEKLLGHDLNESVNVWVNKKWINYQMMQGKGLVDIGAPDPALRPPGVPPLDHSPYYSMELEQVSGYGGYSQDIQSSWNLT; encoded by the coding sequence ATGACTGATGTCGATCTCGAGGTGTATGGGGCACCCGATCTGACGTACGACTTTCCGGCGGCGGATGCCGTCGCGTCGGCCGCGAACGCGGCCGCGAATTCCATCGAGGATCAAACCGCCTCGCGGATCTCGTACGCCGCGACAGCGCGGACCGATTTCCAGGGGTACTTCTCCGAACTGTTCAACGCGAACGCCGACATCGCCGCCGGCGATGCCCGCGAGCTGGTGTACCGGCTGCGCGACGTGGCGTCCTTCATGGGGCGTCTCAGCGACGCGGCGCGCGAGGAGAACGCCCGCCGGAAGCGGGCGCGCGAGTGGCGCGACCGTGTCGAGGCGCGGCGGTCGAACTGGCTGGATGCCACGTGGGACGACATCTTCGGCGAGGAGCCGCCGCCCACCGCGGGCGAGATCAGCCCGCCGGTGTTCCAGTCGACCGCGCTGACGCCCTCCGTCCGCCAGACGCCCGCACCGGGCAGCGGCGGCGGCGGGGGCGGGACGTCCTCGGCGCGGCCCGAGAACCTGCGTACCTTCGCCAACGGCAACGCCGAGCTGGACGCGGGACTCTCGGCGCACCCGGGTCGACTCTCGGAGTGGACGAGCGATTTCATGTCGACGTGCGACTTCGGCGGGATCGACGTAAGTCCCGTGGTCGCGGGCTTCCGCGCCTGGCTCGACGCGAATGCGAATGACACGGCGTGGGCGAACACGATCGCGCAGGCGTTCGAGGACGCTGGCACGAACGGGGGGATCGGGACGGTGTCGGATGCCGCGTTGGCGGCGTCTTTGGCGGCGGCGGGGGTGTCCGCGACGCGTCAGGATCTGGTGATCGACCCCCCGACCGCGTGGGGTGGGGCACCGACCACGGGGTTCGTGAACGACCCCGTCAACTCCGCCACCGGGAACTTCTTGGAGCCGGAGAACGACCTCCCGTTCCCCGCGGCGACGGGCCTGCTGTCGCTGACGCGGATGTACAACTCCCTGAACGACGGGGACGGGGTGTTCGGTCTCGGCTGGTCCTCGATCCTCGACACGGCCCTGCTGCTGTCGGACGATGATGCCCGGTTCGTGATGGCGGACGGGCGACAGATCGTCTTCGGCCGTGACGGGCGCGACTGGGCACGGGCGACGGGGGAGAACTACTGGCTGAACCGTGTCCGTGCTGCCGAGTTTGCCGCGCGGGGTCTCATCGGGCCGGACGGGTTGCTGGTGACCGACAACACCGGGGCGTGGTGGGCGTTCACCACCGGCGGCGACTGGCTCGGCGCAGGCCACGGGGCAGGCAACGTCGTCACCGTCGTCCGGGATGCCGCGGGCGCGATCATCGCCCTGGAGCACTCCCGTGACCGCCGCGTGGACGTCGACTACGTCGACGGGCTCGTGGCATCCGTCACCTCCTCCGACGGTCGCCGCGTGGAGTACCTGTACGACGAGGACCGCCGCCTGAGCGCGGTAACGGGTCCGGCGGGGACGCGGACGTACCGGTGGAACGAGGACGACCTCATCGACCAGGTGGTCTCGGCTGCCGGGGTGATCGAGTGCACGAACGTGTACGACGTGCAAGGTCGGGTGCGGGAGCAGGTCACGGAGTTCGGTCGTCACACCCGCTTCACCTACCTCTCCGGCCGCGTCACCGAGGTCGCCGACGCCGACGGGTCGAACGCGAACACGTGGATCGCCGACCGCAAGGGCCGCCTCGTCGGGATCATCGACACCGACGGCAACCGTCAGTCGATGGCGTACGACCCGAACGGGAACCTCGTCTCCGTCACCGACCGCGAGGGACGCATCACCGTCCACGCCTACGACACCCGCGGCCGCAGAACCCGCACCGTCACCCCCGACGGCGCCGACATCACCTACGGGTACGACGACCACGACCGCGTCACCACCGTCGTCACCGCCGGCGGCGGCATCGTCACCTACGACTACCCCAACGACCTGGAGCGGAACCCGTCCCGGGTCACCGACCCCGGCGGGGGCGTCACCGAACTCGACTGGGCCGCCGGGCTCCTCCGCCGGGTCGAAGACCCCGAGGGTGTCGTCGTCCGCTTCGACTACGACGCCCACGGCGAATTGGTCGCGACGCGGAACGCGGACGGGGCGGTCGCGAAGCTCGTCCGCGACGCCACGGGCCGGGTCACCCAAGCGATCACCCCCCTCGGCGCGGTCACGCGGTACGTCTACACCGACGCGGGAAGCCTCGCCTCGCGGGAAGGTCCGGACGGTTCCGTTTGGCGGTACGAGTACGGTGCCGGCGGGGTCGTGACCGCGGTCATCGATCCGCTGGGTGCGCGCACGGAGCTGGAATACGGCCCCCACGGGAGCCTGACCGGCACGACTGACCCGCTCGGGCGTCGCATCGACCGATCGTTCGACGCCTTCGGCAACGTCACCGGCGTCACCCTCCCGGACGGTGCCGCCTGGGGCTTCACCCACGACGCCCTCTCGCGCTTGAGGGCAATTACCGACCCCGCCGGCGGGGTCTGGACCCGCGAGTACGACGCGGTCGGCGAACTGGCGCGCACGACGGATCCGACCGGTGTGTCGGCGGAGGCGTCCCGCTCAGACACGACCATGACGGTGCAGACCGCATTCGAGGAGACCTCGGTCCGGTACGACAGCTACGGTCGTCCGGAGAAGATCCAGGATGCCGCAGACGACGCGTCGCTGATCACCTACGACCCCTGTGGTCGTCCGGTGGAGGTGCTGAACGCGGATGGCGGCCTCACACGCCTCGAACGCGATCGCGCGGGACGCGTCACCGCCATAACGACCCCGGCCGGCCGTACGACCCGGTATGACTACGACTCGTGCGGGCGCCCGGTTGCCGCCGTCGACCCGACGGGGGCTCGAACGGCGTTGGAGTACGACGCCGATTCCCGCGTGATCGCCCGCGTCCTCCCCACGGGAGAGCGTGCCGAGATCGAGTACGACCTGGCTGGACGGGTGGTACGCGAGTACGTCCCCGGCGCGGGTGTTGCCCGATTCGGTTATGACAAGGTGGGGCGCCCGATCTTCGCGCAGGATGCGCGCTTCGGCATCCGTCGCTTCTCCTACGACCCTGCCGGTCAGCTCGTCGCCGCGACGAACGGCATCGGCGGGGTGACCCGGTACGCATATGACGAGCGCGGGCGGGTGGTGTCGATCACCGATCCCGCTGGCGGGGTCACCACCCGCACCTACACGCATCTCGACAAGGTCGCCTCGCAGACCGACCCGCTGGGCCGGGTGACCACCGCGGACTACGACGCGGCGGGTCGTCAGATCCGGCAGACCGGCCCCGACGGGACCGTGACGGAGTGGTCGTACGACGACGCGGGCCTCGAATCCGGGCTGAGCGTGAACGGGCGGGTCGTGACGGAGATCCGTCGCGACGCGCGTGCCCGCACGGCGACGATCGTCGATCACACCACGGCCGAGCCGACCACGCACACCCTCCGGTTCACGCGCCTGGACCGTCTGGCCGAGAGCACGAGCGACGGTCGCTCGACCCGCTGGGAGTACGACGCCGACGGTGCTCGCACCCGCCTGATCACTGCCGACGGGGTGACGGTCGATTACACGAGGGATGCCGCCGGGCACCTCACCCGCATCGACCACTCGCGTCTGGGGGCGGTGCACTACACCCGCGATGCGTTCGGGCGGATCCTGGAAGCCCGCGCCGGCGACAGCCTGCAGACATGGGAGTACGCCGACGGGTTCCCTGTGGCGCACACCCGCACCGACGCCGACGGCGCCACCCTCACCCGCATCACCCGTGACGAAGACGGCCGCATCACCGCCATCGACGGACCCGACGGCACCACCCGGTACACCCACGACGACGCCGGGCAACTCCTCACCGCCGTCAGCGACACGCACACCAACGCCTGGCAGTACGACACCGCCGGGCGCCTCATCCGCGAAACCCGTGACGATGTCGAGCGGGCGTTCGCGTACGACGCCGCCGGGCAACTCCTCACCCTCACCGCGCCCGACGGCGACACGACCTACGCCTACGACGCACAGGGGCGCCGCACCCGCGAAACCACCCCCGCCGGGTCGACGCAGTACGCGTGGGATGACCGCGGCTGGATCCACGCCATCACCACGCACAGCCCCGACGGAGGACAGCGTCGCACCGAGCTGCGCGTGAACGCCCTCGGTGAGCTCGCCGAGGTCGACGGGACCCCCCTGACCTGGGATGCCGGTTCCTACGCCGCCACCCCGCTCACCGTCGGCGACACGGACGTGTTCCACGCCCCCGGCGCGATCACCGGCATCGGCGACACCTGGAGCACCGGCGGATGGCGCGGCACCCGTACCACCGGAACCGACGACCCCTGGGAAGCTCTCACCGCCGCGCACGCCCTCGGCGGGGGAGCCGTCGCCATCAGCCCCGCCGGCGGCCTCGAGGTCGCGGGGCTCGAGTGGATGGGCGCCCGCGCCTACGACCCCACCACCCGCGGATTCCTCAGCACCGACCCCATCACCGCCCCCGCCGGCGCCGCGTGGTCAGCAAACCCGTACTCCTTCGCCGGCAACGACCCCCTCCACGCCACCGATCCCCTCGGCCTCCAACCCGTCACCGACGAACAACTCACCGCCTACGCCAACGCCCACCAGGGCGCCCTCGCCACCGCCGGCAACGCCATCGGCGAATGGTGGAACGACAACTGGGAGTACGTCGCCGGCGGCGCCATGGTCATCGCCGGCGGCGTCATGATGGCCACCGGAGTCGGCGGCCCGGTGGGGGCCATGCTCATCGGCGCCGGTGCCGACACCATCATCCAGAAGGCCACCACGGGCGAGGTCAACTGGGGCGAGGTCGCGCTCAGCGGCGCGCTCGGCGCGTTCGGGGGCGCGGGCGTGGCCGCTCGCGCCGGACTGACGGGCGCGAAGGCGGCCATCACCGCGGGGGCTGCGTCAGGTGGTGTCAGCGGCGGCGTGATGAACACATACAGCTATCTCACCGGTCCCGGCCCCCACACGGTGGCGGGAACACTCGGCGCGGCAGGAGGCGGGGCACTGGCAGGAACGGTGCTCGGCGGCGCTGGAGGTGCCGCGGGTCACGCCGTGAGCGACAAGCTCATGGGACTCATCACACACAACCCGTCCGCCGACGTCATGGCCATGGGGCGATCCATGAAATACCGCGTCGAGCCATATGCCATTGATAACGGGTACGGCTACTACGAGGCCCTGCCGAAGCCTCTCTTCAACACGGGAGAGAAACTCCTGGGACACGACCTCAACGAGAGCGTCAACGTGTGGGTCAACAAGAAGTGGATCAATTACCAAATGATGCAGGGAAAGGGTCTTGTCGATATCGGCGCACCTGACCCCGCGCTCCGCCCTCCCGGGGTGCCCCCGCTTGATCACAGCCCCTACTATTCGATGGAGTTGGAGCAGGTTTCGGGTTATGGCGGATACTCGCAGGACATCCAGTCATCGTGGAACTTGACGTGA
- a CDS encoding zinc-dependent alcohol dehydrogenase family protein → MRAMIMDALAAPLEVRDVEAPIAPVGGVVVEVHATGLCKSDWHAWVGHDDVTLPHVPGHELAGVIVEVGEGVQRWNVGDRVTVPFVMGCGACEWCLGGNAQVCPDQQQPGFTQWGSFAERVVLRAADTNVVRIPDGVSFEAAAALGCRFATAYRALTGRARVQAGEWITVVGAGGVGLSAGMIGVALGARVIVVDRTPAALEAAARLGAEHTLLADGSDIAAAVHELTGGGSHVAVDAVGSAQTSRDAVLSLRRRGRHVQIGLLPTADGMTAMPMARVIAWELDLLGSHGMAAVDYPEMLSLIESGALRPQDLVERVIGLSEAATLLPAMDTASPAGMTMIDPRLD, encoded by the coding sequence ATGCGCGCGATGATCATGGACGCCCTGGCCGCCCCCCTCGAGGTGCGCGACGTCGAGGCCCCGATCGCGCCCGTCGGCGGAGTCGTGGTCGAGGTGCACGCGACCGGACTCTGCAAGAGCGACTGGCACGCGTGGGTCGGGCACGATGATGTCACCCTCCCCCACGTCCCCGGGCACGAGCTGGCGGGCGTCATCGTCGAGGTCGGGGAAGGCGTGCAGCGCTGGAACGTCGGCGATCGCGTGACGGTGCCGTTCGTGATGGGCTGCGGGGCGTGCGAGTGGTGCCTCGGCGGCAACGCGCAGGTGTGCCCGGACCAGCAGCAGCCCGGCTTCACGCAGTGGGGCTCGTTCGCCGAACGCGTGGTCCTGCGCGCGGCCGACACGAACGTCGTGCGGATCCCCGACGGCGTCTCGTTCGAGGCGGCCGCGGCCCTCGGGTGCCGCTTCGCCACCGCGTATCGGGCCCTCACCGGCCGCGCGCGGGTGCAGGCCGGCGAGTGGATCACGGTCGTGGGCGCGGGCGGAGTGGGCCTCAGCGCCGGCATGATCGGGGTGGCGCTCGGCGCACGGGTGATCGTCGTCGACCGGACGCCCGCAGCCCTCGAGGCAGCCGCCCGGCTCGGCGCCGAACACACACTGCTCGCCGACGGATCCGATATCGCCGCCGCCGTGCACGAGCTCACGGGCGGCGGAAGCCACGTCGCGGTCGACGCGGTCGGGAGCGCGCAGACCTCGCGCGACGCCGTGCTGAGCCTGCGCCGCCGCGGGCGCCACGTGCAGATCGGGCTGCTGCCCACCGCCGACGGGATGACCGCGATGCCCATGGCGCGCGTGATCGCGTGGGAGCTCGACCTTCTCGGCAGCCACGGCATGGCTGCGGTCGACTATCCCGAGATGCTCTCGCTCATCGAGAGCGGAGCCCTGCGCCCGCAGGACCTCGTGGAGCGCGTGATCGGCCTGAGCGAGGCGGCGACGCTTCTCCCCGCGATGGACACGGCCTCACCGGCGGGGATGACGATGATCGACCCGCGGCTCGACTGA